A genomic region of Pseudochaenichthys georgianus chromosome 12, fPseGeo1.2, whole genome shotgun sequence contains the following coding sequences:
- the LOC117456548 gene encoding chondroitin sulfate proteoglycan 4-like, with product MRSFVAGLLLLISAGHVYGVSFYGDGYVHLRTVETSIQTFLHVRFRTTDLAGLLFLAAGRKDFLLLELISGRLQVRLDLGSGERSLCLEKDMYLSDMAWHSVELTHNGHFVNLTVDQNSHASMQMPGPDIELSVEDGLFVGGAAELNHPYLLNNTTGFKGCIDKVVFNEHNLFSTLKPYSGYKSIHKVSQGCTAQFSAIEDSLSFFSSKAFISLPPWEGPHELLFECELSPSATEEYGVVLYSSAKKGGFVAIEIRDGNMVATVGNGDGSKLELRSLTHVNRNRTWYPVQLHLLPSSVQLKVGEELVKVNLSLELQVIQLRGPLFLGGLDKEAREEARQAGLMSAVPGGQLAGQASSFRGCLREIRVNTQIMGLLNATVTKDVSLGCETGPDPEALTTTHQTDRPQFDVTTPQSITNNKKNQNFLSLRKLEVVEGGRAPLEPKHIKVNLDFQKWGIHPSQMMFLIERQPAHGQLQLDLRAEEVDRTFNMLDLWQGRVMYVHGGSEDQHDFFIFSVFSSNKKALPVFLKGNRLYRFDISISPVNDAPVLSLPAGNLFTVLERSKRQLTLDVLRVSDPDSSPEDLVFSSLGNLKNEIGHLEHQDNPGRAVNLFSLNDLKEGRISFVHTGVPTSRLAFRVSDGLNLSNTVVLRIMAVPLEHKLVNNTGLEVNQGGASIITTNHLAVQLNVDNQGIEIRYDIIELPQYGELQRLHSSGDWKPTTSFSQKLLKKERIQYLNTYHGLQTQSNVTDYFRFKISIRSLATTEDIVLIKVRWIQFKVTRSKMEINGVQTSVVTPEDLYGISKGVKLNESDLYFKLLTVPKKGQLFLDNKALQRNSTFSQKNITDGLVKYELFNTLQDDTRDTLSFQLFSTHANSIAYDFRININAESNAITVLNKGLSTLEGGSKVISKDMLFTHTASNREVQYSITVSPRHGQIRRINLSNASSINDNIVTFINQDIIEERIMYVHDDSETKQDSFTFNIMVYKPHKWTNKKEDRIRAEHTFNISVNLVNDQRPFRVVDKVFHVARDGQRLVMLNDLRFRDDDSDFEDSWLVYTRRGIPMGDLVLASDTSHKLYEFTQQDIEQKKVLFVHKGVSFGRFVLFVSDGKHYVSTLLEVMAQDPYIHVENNTGLIVQRGGIMILTSANLSIFSNMDIRDPQEVVFEVFLPPKHGSLCFTDGDCETVTEADALTAFTQQDLVVGRLAYRHGGSHELSDGFNVTVKARENDPERRLHRKTREIRLDIGVKVKIYLEGHQRSPTVISNRPVVVAEGQNVSISKEHLEVVHEDSQPSEIVFTVQYPPTWGFLQRYPSDDHQEHSGEQQHLYQNIREQPTNVFSQTDLNQGLILYHQQAAGHTNDSILLEATNGVTKVGPISLEIDIIPILLPLQVSYLTLDEGSSLSLTSDIIKVANHHFSGMNFLYQLIVPPRHGHLEHSRIPGMPITAFTHTEVEHEYIFYIHDGSNTLRDNFTITANQTEIRKHSLPCTAHIYVTPVDDETPVVTTNKGLKVWEGSVTEITTDDLSAEDSDTPEPEQLEFVVTPPSSGHLALKSAPSRHILNFTQNHIQTGQLMFVHSGALSGGFHFQVNDGVNVAPRQIFSTAAHSLVLTLKRNHPLQVSPGSVTQVSELELQAVTNDIRDTRRSHSVVFAVTALPKLGSLVRRMPDNSTQNISTFTQSMVNEGVILYDQNKPQPVGWSAGDSFSFTVSSPPALLPPHTFTISISQQPNKHPESLYNTRLLNNAGAVVAEGGRVKIDRSKLDASNLLWKVPEPQRKENHILYRLTSLPRHGALSIKGHNLTRNHPYFSQVTLNKFGITYVHDNSETTSDSFTLRAWVAPLHHSSSSSDSSSSDSSSFTPLYSALSSLSVKERAAVTETFNITVTSVNDQPPAIMSTAPSVKVVVGERVTIGPEDLQVEDNDTPPEKLHYHVIREPNNGYLTLGKGPEPVTTFTQNDVNHGRLHFKQQGEPSTGIFYFNVTGHHLPLYKLLSLEVIKPSVYMVNNTGLSLVQGRTAVVLTTNQLAAHTHRQANITYTVTKHPRHGRVAINDQEVMSFNHEDLQFGRVVYHMTDLSESEDSFQVSVSASSHRVEFGNVTVHTVKVTVLPLVYLREPVRVPSGVPVKLGRGMIDASELARISRTNPVFWVLSPPKHGKLVKITYDPNRASEVLNSFTFRDVMQGRVAIEETLSDGDSELHNNKSAGGHAPATSLSDSFTFLVRAGNVQPAKGELHFTILPHHHMHHGPGSSNTDATGHTTTHLPTHNKTTIGRAGERGGDRGISTTLSGAGVGSPPHILMHKTHNRTQHKLRPHSRWGNHTRSGSHKGRSGSHADGAGGDHSHTPKPHTPPVSKHGPPAPPDTRPAHVEFLPRPAADPLLIILPLLACLLLIVILVVLILVFRRRREKDAQLRVRQQLAAVTLPPEGSPYLGWAEQSMAMPAVVVTPLGPASCPNSPRVKLSDKRRSLAPGMTFWGPFEADGEGEDENIGPDNINERDNVMLKTLRSRSSIPTLKDNQYWV from the exons TGTCGTTCTACGGTGATGGCTATGTACACCTGCGGACAGTGGAGACATCCATTCAGACGTTTCTTCATGTACGATTTCGAACCACCGATCTGGCCGGCCTGCTGTTTTTGGCAGCTGGACGCAAAGACTTCCTACTGCTGGAGCTGATCTCTGGCCGCCTGCAG GTACGTCTGGACCTGGGCTCTGGTGAGCGTTCACTTTGCTTAGAAAAGGACATGTATCTCAGCGACATGGCGTGGCACTCTGTAGAGCTGACCCACAACGGGCATTTTGTCAACTTGACAGTTGACCAAAACTCTCATGCCAGCATGCAAATGCCAGGCCCAGATATCGAGCTCAGTGTTGAGGATGGGCTTTTTGTTGGCGGGGCAGCCGAACTGAACCACCCATACCTTCTCAACAACACCACTGGGTTTAAAGGTTGCATAGACAAAGTTGTGTTTAATGAACATAACCTATTTTCCACCCTAAAGCCTTATTCTGGGTATAAGAGCATCCATAAGGTATCACAGGGCTGTACTGCACAGTTTTCTGCAATAGAAGATTCTCTCAGCTTTTTCAGCTCCAAAGCTTTTATATCTCTGCCACCCTGGGAGGGGCCACATGAGCTGTTGTTTGAGTGTGAATTGTCCCCATCTGCCACAGAAGAATATGGCGTTGTCCTATATAGCTCTGCCAAGAAGGGAGGGTTTGTTGCAATTGAGATTAGAGATGGTAACATGGTGGCAACGGTCGGAAATGGAGATGGGAGTAAGCTTGAGTTGCGTTCTCTCACACATGTTAACCGCAACCGCACCTGGTACCCTGTACAGCTGCATCTGTTGCCCAGCAGCGTCCAGCTGAAGGTGGGAGAGGAGTTGGTCAAGGTCAACCTCAGTCTGGAGCTCCAGGTCATCCAGCTCAGAGGGCCTCTCTTTCTGGGAGGGCTGGACAAAGAAGCCCGGGAAGAAGCAAGGCAAGCTGGGCTGATGTCCGCAGTGCCTGGGGGTCAACTAGCTGGGCAAGCAAGCTCCTTTAGAGGCTGCCTCAGAGAAATTAGGGTGAACACTCAAATAATGGGCCTGCTTAATGCTACAGTGACCAAAGACGTTTCTCTGGGCTGTGAGACAGGGCCAGATCCAGAAGCATTGACCACCACCCACCAAACAGATCGTCCCCAATTTGATGTTACAACCCCACAATCAATAACCAACAACAAGAAGAACCAGAACTTTCTGTCGCTGAGAAAGCTAGAAGTTGTGGAGGGAGGCCGGGCACCACTGGAACCCAAACATATAAAG GTTAATCTGGATTTTCAAAAATGGGGCATTCATCCATCCCAGATGATGTTTCTTATTGAGAGGCAGCCTGCCCACGGCCAACTGCAACTGGACCTCA GAGCAGAGGAGGTTGATCGGACATTTAATATGCTGGACCTGTGGCAGGGCCGAGTGATGTACGTTCACGGTGGGTCAGAGGACCAGCATGACTTCTTCATTTTTTCAGTCTTCTCCAGCAATAAGAAGGCACTTCCTGTGTTTCTAAAGGGAAACCGCCTGTATCGGtttgacatcagcatcagtcctGTTAATGATGCGCCCGTGCTCAGCCTACCGGCGGGGAACCTTTTTACTGTGCTGGAAAGGTCCAAACGACAG CTAACACTAGATGTGCTGAGGGTGTCAGACCCTGACAGCAGTCCTGAAGACCTGGTGTTCAGCTCCCTGGGAAATCTCAAAAATGAGATTGGACACCTTGAGCATCAGGATAACCCCGGCAG GGCAGTTAACTTGTTCTCCTTGAATGATCTAAAGGAGGGTAGGATCAGCTTTGTCCACACTGGGGTTCCCACATCCCGTCTGGCATTCAGGGTCAGCGACGGGCTGAAC TTGAGCAACACAGTCGTTTTGAGGATTATGGCAGTGCCACTTGAACACAAACTGGTGAATAACACCGGACTGGAGGTGAACCAAGGCGGTGCTTCTATCATCACAACCAATCACCTTGCAGTACAACTTAATGTGGATAATCAGGGAATAGAAATTCGCTATGACATCATTGAGTTGCCACAATATGGTGAGCTCCAAAGGCTGCACTCAAGTGGCGACTGGAAACCGACAACTTCCTTCTCTCAGAAGCTTCTAAAGAAAGAACGGATTCAATACCTCAACACTTACCATGGTCTTCAGACACAGAGCAACGTTACTGATTACTTCAGATTTAAAATCAGCATCAGGTCCTTAGCTACCACAGAGGATATTGTACTAATCAAGGTACGGTGGATCCAATTTAAGGTCACACGCAGTAAGATGGAGATCAACGGTGTTCAGACTTCTGTTGTAACTCCTGAGGACCTCTATGGGATTTCTAAGGGTGTTAAACTCAATGAGAGTGACCTCTACTTTAAACTCCTCACAGTACCAAAGAAAGGGCAGCTATTCCTCGACAACAAAGCTCTACAAAGAAACTCAACCTTCAGCCAAAAGAATATCACAGATGGCTTGGTGAAGTATGAGCTCTTCAACACGCTGCAGGATGACACACGAGACACGTTAAGTTTTCAGCTGTTTTCAACACATGCCAACTCAATAGCTTACGACTTCAGAATCAACATCAATGCAGAGTCAAATGCCATCACTGTTTTAAACAAAGGCCTTTCAACCCTGGAAGGAGGCAGTAAAGTCATCAGCAAAGATATGCTGTTCACTCACACGGCAAGTAACCGTGAGGTTCAGTACAGCATCACTGTGAGCCCAAGGCACGGCCAGATAAGAAGGATCAACCTTTCAAACGCAAGTTCCATAAACGACAACATTGTGACATTCATAAATCAGGATATCATTGAGGAGAGGATCATGTACGTTCACGACGACAGCGAGACTAAGCAGGATTCTTTCActtttaacattatggtttacaaACCGCACAAATGGACCAATAAGAAGGAGGACAGAATCAGAGCAGAACACACCTTCAATATCTCTGTGAATCTTGTCAACGATCAGAGACCTTTCAGGGTTGTCGATAAAGTTTTCCATGTAGCCCGCGATGGGCAGAGGTTGGTGATGTTGAATGACCTCCGTTTCCGGGACGATGACTCCGACTTTGAGGACAGTTGGTTGGTGTACACGAGGAGGGGGATTCCAATGGGAGACCTGGTGCTAGCAAGTGATACCAGTCACAAGCTCTACGAGTTCACACAACAGGACATCGAGCAG AAAAAAGTGTTGTTTGTCCACAAAGGAGTGAGTTTTGGGCGTTTTGTGCTCTTCGTATCGGATGGGAAACATTATGTTTCAACACTGCTGGAG GTGATGGCGCAGGATCCATACATTCATGTCGAGAACAACACAGGACTCATTGTCCAGCGAGGCGGGATCATGATCTTAACCTCCGCTAATCTCAGCATCTTTAGCAACATGGACATCCGAGACCCACAGGAAGTTGTATTTGAGGTCTTCCTTCCCCCTAAACACGGAAGTCTCTGCTTTACGGATGGAGATTGTGAGACCGTAACAGAAGCAGATGCACTTACAGCATTCACCCAGCAAGATTTGGTGGTAGGGCGACTAGCGTATCGCCATGGTGGCAGCCATGAGTTGTCAGACGGGTTCAACGTGACAGTAAAAGCAAGGGAAAATGACCCAGAGAGGCGACTGCACAGAAAGACGAGGGAGATACGTCTTGACATCGGAGTGAAGGTAAAAATCTACCTGGAGGGACACCAGAGGTCACCAACTGTCATAAGTAACCGTCCAGTGGTGGTGGCAGAGGGACAGAATGTTTCTATTAGCAAGGAGCACCTAGAG GTGGTTCATGAGGACAGCCAGCCCTCAGAGATAGTATTTACTGTTCAATATCCTCCCACCTGGGGCTTTCTTCAGCGTTATCCCTCCGACGACCACCAGGAACACAGTGGAGAACAGCAGCACCTATATCAA AACATCAGAGAACAgccaacaaatgtattcagccaGACGGACCTTAACCAGGGATTGATCCTCTACCATCAGCAGGCTGCAGGACACACCAACGACTCCATTCTGCTAGAGGCAACCAACGGGGTCACAAAGGTCGGACCTATCAGCCTGGAGATCGACATCATCCCTATCCTGCTCCCTCTACAG GTGTCTTACTTAACCCTTGATGAGGGGTCGTCCCTGTCCCTGACCTCTGACATCATCAAGGTGGCCAATCATCACTTCTCAGGGATGAACTTCCTGTATCAGCTCATCGTTCCACCGCGACACGGACACTTGGAGCACAGCCGGATCCCGGGCATGCCCATCACTGCTTTCACTCACACTGAG GTGGAACATGAGTACATCTTCTATATCCATGACGGCAGCAACACACTGAGGGACAACTTCACCATTACAGCCAATCAGACGGAAATCAGGAAGCACAGTCTACCCTGCACCGCTCACATCTACGTCACACCTGTCGATGACGAGACTCCTGTGGTTACAACTAACAAGGGTCTGAAG GTTTGGGAGGGTTCAGTGACAGAAATAACAACAGATGATCTCAGTGCAGAGGATTCGGACACACCCGAGCCGGAGCAGCTGGAGTTCGTCGTCACACCGCCCAGCAGCGGCCACCTGGCCCTGAAGAGCGCCCCGTCCAGACACATCCTGAACTTCACCCAGAATCACATTCAAACTGGACAACTGATGTTTGTGCACAGTG GTGCTTTATCAGGTGGCTTTCACTTCCAGGTAAACGACGGTGTGAATGTTGCACCTCGCCAGATCTTCAGCACAGCTGCCCACTCCCTGGTCCTCACTCTGAAGAGAAATCATCCCCTGCAGGTTTCCCCAG GCTCTGTGACACAAGTATCTGAGCTAGAGCTTCAGGCCGTGACCAACGATATCAGAGACACCAGAAGAAGCCACTCGGTGGTATTTGCAGTCACTGCTCTTCCCAAACTTGGCAGCCTGGTTAGACGTATGCCTGACAACTCTACGCAAAACATTTCCACGTTCACACAAAGCATG GTGAATGAAGGCGTTATCTTGTACGATCAGAACAAGCCACAGCCAGTTGGATGGTCGGCCGGGGACTCTTTCTCTTTCACCGTGTCCTCTCCTCCTGCTCTCCTTCCTCCACACACCTTCACCATCTCAATCTCCCAACAGCCCAACAAGCATCCTGAGAGCCTTTACAACACCCGACTGCTGAACAACGCAG GTGCTGTGGTGGCCGAGGGAGGCAGAGTGAAGATTGATAGGTCTAAACTAGATGCCTCCAATCTCCTCTGGAAAGTCCCAGAGCCTCAACGGAAAGAAAACCACATCCTGTACCGCCTGACTTCCCTGCCGCGCCATGGAGCTCTGTCTATAAAGGGTCATAACCTCACCAg GAACCATCCTTATTTCTCCCAGGTCACCCTGAACAAGTTCGGCATCACATACGTCCACGACAACTCAGAGACGACGAGCGACAGCTTCACTCTGCGGGCCTGGGTGGCTCCTTTGcatcactcttcctcctcctcagattcctcctcctcagattcctcctcctttaCCCCCCTCTATTCAGCCCTATCATCCTTATCTGTAAAGGAGAGAGCAGCAGTGACGGAGACGTTTAACATCACCGTGACATCTGTCAACGACCAGCCACCAGCTATCATGAGCACAGCACCGAGTGTGAAGGTCGTAGTCGGAGAGAGAGTCACGATTGGCCCAGAAGATCTGCAG GTTGAGGATAATGACACCCCTCCAGAGAAGCTGCACTACCATGTGATCAGAGAGCCCAACAACGGCTACCTGACGCTAGGGAAAGGACCGGAGCCGGTGACCACCTTCACACAGAACGACGTCAACCACGGGCGGCTGCACTTCAAACAGCAG GGAGAACCCTCAACAGGTATTTTCTACTTCAACGTAACCGGTCATCATCTCCCACTCTACAAACTGCTTAGTTTGGAAGTGATAAAACCCTCTGTTTACATGGTGAACAACACTGGCCTGTCATTGGTTCAAGGTAGGACCGCCGTGGTCCTGACAACCAACCAGCTTGCAGCTCACACTCACAGGCAGGCCAACATTACCTACACAGTCACCAAACACCCTCGCCATGGACGCGTCGCTATCAACGACCAGGAAGTCATGAGCTTCAACCACGAGGACCTACAGTTTGGCCGTGTTGTCTATCACATGACTGATCTCAGTGAATCAGAGGACAGCTTCCAAGTCTCTGTGTCAGCGTCGTCCCACAGGGTAGAATTTGGAAATGTGACAGTGCACACGGTGAAGGTAACTGTGCTGCCTCTGGTCTACCTGAGGGAGCCCGTGAGAGTGCCCAGTGGTGTCCCTGTGAAACTGGGGAGGGGCATGATCGATGCATCGGAGCTGGCGAGAATCAGCCGAACCAACCCGGTATTTTGGGTTCTGTCTCCACCAAAACATGGCAAACTAGTCAAG ATAACCTATGACCCTAACCGAGCTTCAGAGGTACTGAATTCGTTCACATTCAGAGATGTGATGCAAGGCCGGGTCGCCATCGAGGAGACTCTCAGTGATGGTGACAGCGAGCTGCATAATAACAAGTCAGCTGGAGGCCACGCCCCCGCCACATCTCTCAGTGACTCTTTCACCTTCCTGGTGAGAGCTGGAAACGTCCAACCAGCAAAGGGCGAGCTCCACTTCACCATCTTACCCCACCACCATATGCATCATGGTCCAGGCAGTTCAAACACAGACGCTACAGGTCACACAACTACACATCTTCCCACACATAATAAGACTACTATAGGAAGAGCAGGTGAGCGAGGAGGTGATCGAGGGATTTCCACGACGCTCAGCGGGGCCGGGGTGGGTTCACCTCCTCACATTTTGATGCATAAGACCCACAACAGGACACAGCATAAGTTGAGGCCTCACAGCCGCTGGGGGAACCACACCCGCAGTGGGAGTCACAAAGGAAGATCAGGGAGTCATGCAGATGGAGCAGGAGGGGATCATAGTCACACCCCAAAACCCCACACTCCTCCTGTGTCCAAACACGGCCCACCGGCCCCTCCTGACACCCGCCCAGCCCACGTGGAGTTCCTCCCTCGCCCCGCCGCCGACCCTCTCCTCATCATCCTGCCGCTGCTCGCCTGTTTGCTCCTCATCGTAATCCTCGTAGTTTTGATTCTGGTGTTCCGCCGCCGCAGGGAGAAAGACGCCCAGCTGCGGGTCCGGCAGCAGCTCGCCGCGGTGACGTTACCCCCCGAGGGCAGCCCTTACCTGGGCTGGGCGGAGCAGAGCATGGCCATGCCCGCTGTGGTGGTCACCCCCCTCGGGCCTGCTAGCTGCCCCAACTCACCCAGGGTCAAATTAAGTGACAAAAGGAGGAGTCTGGCCCCTGGGATGACCTTCTGGGGGCCTTTCGAAGCAGATGGAGAAGGTGAAGATGAGAATATTGGACCTGATAACATTAATGAAAGAGATAATGTAATGTTGAAGACTCTGAGATCTAGATCCTCTATTCCGACTCTTAAAGACAACCAGTACTGGGTTTGA